In Burkholderiales bacterium, the following proteins share a genomic window:
- a CDS encoding tripartite tricarboxylate transporter substrate binding protein translates to MKLKTIVAAAAAALTALPAGAQSWPAKPVIMIVPFPPGGGTEAFARPLAATMSKQIGQQVIIDNRGGAGGTLGASIAARGPKDGHSIFMGAVHHAIAPSVYKKLEYNIEKDFVPLAVVAVVPQVIVVNAKRVAQRDLRSFLEYAKKNPGKLNYASAGNGTSHHLAGELFKQIAGVDLAHVPYKGAGPALQDLIAGQVDLMFDGLGSSAQHIKSGSIHPLAVASATRSFALPYVPTAAEAGVKGYVVTTWYALWAPAGVPKDVQDRLVSEINKGLAAPEVKRVWESQGATVGPNNPKDMAGFVTAEIAKWAKVAKSANIQID, encoded by the coding sequence ATGAAGCTCAAGACCATCGTTGCCGCCGCGGCGGCCGCGCTCACCGCGCTGCCCGCGGGGGCGCAGAGCTGGCCCGCCAAGCCCGTCATCATGATCGTGCCGTTCCCGCCGGGCGGCGGCACCGAGGCGTTCGCGAGGCCGCTTGCGGCGACGATGAGCAAGCAGATCGGTCAGCAGGTGATCATCGACAACCGCGGCGGCGCCGGGGGCACCCTCGGCGCGAGCATCGCGGCGCGGGGTCCGAAGGACGGCCACTCGATCTTCATGGGCGCCGTGCATCACGCCATCGCGCCGAGCGTCTACAAGAAGCTCGAGTACAACATCGAAAAGGATTTCGTTCCGCTCGCGGTCGTCGCGGTGGTGCCGCAGGTGATCGTGGTGAACGCCAAACGCGTGGCGCAGCGCGATCTGAGGAGCTTCCTCGAGTACGCGAAGAAGAACCCGGGCAAGCTCAACTACGCGTCGGCGGGCAACGGCACCTCGCACCACCTCGCGGGCGAGCTTTTCAAGCAGATTGCCGGGGTCGATCTGGCGCACGTGCCGTACAAAGGCGCGGGGCCTGCGCTGCAGGACCTCATCGCGGGCCAGGTCGACCTCATGTTCGACGGGCTCGGCTCCTCCGCGCAGCACATCAAATCGGGGTCCATCCATCCGCTCGCGGTCGCTTCGGCGACCCGGTCGTTCGCGCTGCCGTACGTACCGACCGCCGCGGAAGCGGGCGTGAAAGGCTACGTGGTGACGACGTGGTATGCGCTGTGGGCGCCGGCCGGCGTGCCGAAGGACGTCCAGGATCGCCTCGTGTCCGAGATCAACAAGGGGCTCGCCGCGCCCGAGGTGAAGAGGGTGTGGGAGTCGCAGGGCGCGACCGTCGGACCGAACAATCCGAAGGACATGGCGGGTTTCGTCACCGCGGAAATCGCCAAGTGGGCCAAAGTTGCCAAGAGCGCAAACATACAGATCGATTAA